Proteins from one Suncus etruscus isolate mSunEtr1 chromosome 3, mSunEtr1.pri.cur, whole genome shotgun sequence genomic window:
- the RAB7B gene encoding ras-related protein Rab-7b: protein MNPRKKVDLKLIIIGALGVGKTSLLHQYVHKTFSEDYQTTLGASILSKIIIMEGTTLKLQIWDTGGQERFRSMVSTFYKGSDGCILAFDVTDLESFEALEMWRGDVLAKTIPMEQSYPIVVLGNKVDLADRQVPHEVAQSWCKEKNIPYFEVSAKSNFNVVQAFEMLASRALSRYRSILDNYLTDSIKLSPEHQSQRQCC, encoded by the exons ATGAATCCTCGGAAGAAGGTGGACCTGAAACTCATCATCATTGGAGCCCTGGG GGTAGGGAAGACTTCACTCCTTCACCAGTACGTGCACAAGACATTTTCTGAGGACTACCAAACCACTCTGGGTGCCAGCATTCTCTCCAAGATCATCATCATGGAGGGCACAACACTGAAGCTGCAG ATTTGGGACACAGGTGGACAAGAGCGGTTTCGTTCCATGGTGTCCACGTTCTACAAAGGCTCCGATGGGTGCATTCTGGCCTTTGATGTCACTGACCTGGAGTCCTTTGAAGCCTTGGAGATGTGGAGAGGAGATGTTCTGGCCAAAACCATTCCCATGGAGCAGTCCTACCCAATAGTGGTGCTAGGCAACAAGGTCGACTTGGCTGACCGACAG GTGCCTCACGAGGTAGCCCAAAGCTGGTGTAAAGAGAAGAATATTCCCTACTTTGAGGTCAGTGCTAAAAGTAACTTCAATGTGGTCCAAGCCTTCGAGATGCTGGCTAGCCGCGCTCTGTCCAGG tATCGGAGCATCCTGGACAACTACCTCACTGACTCCATCAAGCTCAGCCCCGAACACCAGTCCCAGAGGCAATGCTGCTAA
- the LOC126004383 gene encoding ELAV-like protein 2 codes for METQLSKWPACYYNEANGPTTRKNNCSPPVYSGYTEDSKTNLIVNYLPQNMTQEELKSLFRIIGEIESCKLVRDKATGQSLAYGFVNYIDPKDAEKAVNTLNGLRLQAKTIKVSYARPSSASIRDASLYVSGLPKTMTQKELEQLFSQYGHIITSCILVDQVTGISRGIGFIQFYKRIKAEEAIKGLNGQKPPGASEAITVNFANDPSQKTNQSILSQMYPSPNRRYLGLVAQQAQHSLNIIDGMTSSAGINSPGYPGTGCCIFVYNLAPDADEIILWQMFGPFGAVINVKVIRNFNTNKCKGFGFVVMANYDEAAMAIASLNGYRLGDRVLQVSFKTNKTYKV; via the coding sequence ATGGAAACACAACTGTCTAAATGGCCAGCTTGCTATTATAACGAAGCCAATGGCCCAACCACCAGAAAGAATAACTGCTCACCACCAGTTTACTCTGGGTACACAGAGGACAGCAAGACCAATTTGATAGTCAATTACCTTCCTCAGAACATGACACAGGAGGAACTAAAGAGTCTCTTTCGGATCATTGGTGAGATAGAGTCCTGTAAGCTTGTAAGAGACAAAGCCACAGGCCAGAGCTTGGCATATGGCTTTGTGAACTACATTGACCCTAAGGATGCAGAGAAAGCGGTGAACACTCTGAATGGATTGAGACTTCAGgccaaaacaataaaagtttCCTATGCTCGCCCAAGTTCAGCGTCTATCAGAGATGCGAGTTTGTATGTCAGTGGACTTCCTAAAACAATGACCCAGAAGGAATTGGAACAACTTTTTTCACAATATGGACACATCATTACTTCTTGTATTCTTGTTGACCAGGTCACTGGCATATCAAGGGGTATAGGGTTTATTCAATTTTACAAGCGGATTAAGGCAGAAGAAGCTATCAAAGGCCTAAATGGTCAGAAACCTCCTGGTGCCTCAGAGGCAATCACCGTAAATTTTGCTAATGACCCAAGCCAAAAAACTAATCAGTCCATCCTTTCCCAGATGTACCCATCTCCAAACAGAAGGTATCTAGGACTTGTAGCTCAGCAAGCACAGCATTCTCTAAACATCATTGATGGAATGACCAGTTCGGCTGGAATTAATAGCCCTGGGTACCCTGGAACAGGGTGTTGTATTTTTGTATACAATCTGGCTCCAGATGCAGATGAGATTATCCTGTGGCAAATGTTTGGGCCTTTTGGAGCTGTCATCAATGTGAAGGTCATCCGTAACTTtaacaccaataaatgcaaaggtTTTGGATTTGTGGTTATGGCAAACTATGATGAGGCTGCTATGGCGATAGCTAGCCTCAATGGATACCGTCTGGGAGACAGAGTATTGCAGGTCTCCTTTAAGACAAACAAAACGTACAAAGTCTAA